A single genomic interval of Electrophorus electricus isolate fEleEle1 chromosome 4, fEleEle1.pri, whole genome shotgun sequence harbors:
- the LOC113580529 gene encoding outer dense fiber protein 3-B-like, with product MSFRSAMVTCSHSDGDENKLRIDSIVLESLHGLLRYKIYDYLQTKAKAAMSASDVWVGSWRPHKPRGPIAALYSSPGPKYALPGATGVNYHDPRKWKAPAYSFGSRHRHFNPSYSPGPGYLVPSNITRIGCDGTPAYSLYSRLKDSQPFQTPAPGRYCPEKAGKMAYYSAPAYSLSSRTKTFHNDQTPGPAAYMVPSVLGPNTVNKTSAPNFSLIGRTKKGSFHEDLQKTPGPGSYRVVDPSVYTSKPPQYSLTGRNSMPGDTTKKPGPGAHCPEQVTMTRLQAPSFSFGVRHSEFIAPLIVDISD from the exons ATGTCATTCCGTAGTGCCATGGTGACATGTAGTCATAGTGATGGAGACGAAAACAAGTTAAGAATCGATAGCATTGTGCTTGAGTCACTGCACGGACTCCTGCGCTACAAAATCTACGATTATCTACAAACTAAAG CCAAGGCAGCTATGTCAGCCAGTGATGTTTGGGTTGGTTCCTGGAGGCCCCATAAGCCAAGAGGACCTATTGCTGCACTATACAGCAGTCCAGGGCCCAAGTATGCTCTCCCTGGAGCTACAG GTGTAAATTATCATGACCCGCGCAAATGGAAGGCTCCTGCATACAGTTTTGGCTCTCGCCATCGACATTTCAACCCCAGCTATTCTCCTGGACCTGGATACCTTGTCCCCTCCAATATTACCAGAATTGGGTGTGATGGCACCCCAGCGTATTCCCTGTACAGTCGGCTCAAAGACTCTCAGCCCTTCCAGACCCCTGCGCCAG GGAGGTATTGCCCTGAGAAAGCAGGCAAAATGGCTTATTATTCTGCTCCTGCGTACTCGCTGTCATCTAGGACCAAAACATTCCATAATGACCAAACACCAG GGCCTGCTGCTTACATGGTGCCCTCAGTGCTTGGGCCAAACACAGTGAATAAAACATCTGCCCCAAACTTTTCCCTTATCGGCCGTACCAAAAAAGGCAGCTTCCATGAAGACCTGCAAAAG ACTCCAGGTCCGGGGAGCTACAGAGTTGTGGATCCAAGTGTGTACACAAGCAAACCTCCCCAGTACAGTTTGACTGGCCGCAACAGCATGCCTGGTGACACGACCAAGAAACCAGGGCCTGGAGCTCACTGTCCAGAGCag GTGACCATGACAAGACTGCAAGCCCCTAGCTTCTCCTTTGGTGTTCGGCACTCTGAGTTCATCGCCCCGCTGATTGTGGATATCTCTGATTAG